The DNA region aaatatctaaaaattaaaattttgtaaactaAAAATGGGGAGGGATCCACTTTTGTTACTAGTTCATCTGTTTCTTGTATTCTTctcacaattttatttatttataaaaaaacaaaaaaaaaacaaacaaacatgatttaCTAATTTGCCCCTATGGGAAAGAGGATTAGACAATCTGGGGGTACAGGCCCGGCGTACGAAGCAGGAAGAAATCGGTACCCACGAGGCTGGCGAAGTCGGCACAAGAAGTAGGCGGAGTAGAGGCAGCAGTTGCGGGTTCAGGTGCAGCTAAATCAATATCTATCCCCTGGGGTTGGTGGAGTTGGTAAAAGCACGGTTGGCGGTTGGCGATAAGCTGGTACTGGTTTAATTCTTTCTATTCAAAAAATCTCTCTTCCCGAAACTGGGAACAGACGAAACATGTATACTTGGTAGCAGAAGAACTTATGTGCTAAAAATGTTATCGATTCAATTTTTCACCGAAAGTGACGAATATAATgctaatttttcttaattaaaaaaaaataaaagtatgtGTTAAATcctttaatagaaaaaaaaaattcaatgttccaattcattaatgaaattgcACATTATTTCTTCAAAAGTTACTTAGATGTATTATTTGTCTATATATATagctaattaatcaaacaacTTTTGCTTGGTCGGCTATGATTTCGTTGCTGCATCCATTTCAAATAGACATGTGACCTGTGTTATTGggaattatttatatttaatcatgacattaataaatttagaattatttaaaaaataattgattgacATTGATTTATAGAATgcagatatttttaattattttttataaattaattaatgtataataataaaataatttttaaatttaaaagcatGCTTTATAAACTTAACAAATGGCTACGCACCTCCATACTGTACTGTTCTCCCGTGATTAATATACCCATTGCATGTGCTAGTTGGCAGTTCAAAAAAGCTAGTACCTTTTTAAGTTCTGATTATCCAATACAATCTAGATCTCTCTCACTGGACTGGACTGTGAATATCATCATCAATTCATCATggctgcttcttcttcttcttcatcttacAAACTAAAGCTGATCTTCCATTGTTGTTCTATTCTATTTTGTGCATTTCTACTACTTTCTACTACAACATATGCCCAAACTATTAATACAACTACAGCAACCATTGATTCTCATATCTCTTCTATCAAATCCATATGCAAATCCACACCATACCCAGATCCCTGTTTCCACTCACTCAAGCTCTCTATCTCAATCAACATCAGCCCAAATATCATTACTTACCTTCTTCAATCCCTCAACACAGCCTTGTCTGAAGCCCTTTCCCTTTCTAATCTCCTCTCAACTCTAACACCCTCTTCAATCCTTGAGAAACAGAGAGGTGCTCTCCAAGACTGTAAAGATCTCCAACAAATTACCTTCTCCTCTCTCAAAAAATCTCTTTCAAGAATCAATGGCGGCTCCACTGACTCCAACAAGTTGTCCGATGCCAGAGCCTTTCTCAGCGCCGCCCTCACTAATAAAAACACTTGCTTTGAAGGTCTTGATTCAGCTTCAGGACCCATGAAATCAACCCTTGTTAACTCTTTCATTAACTCTTACAAACATATCAGTAATTCCCTCTCCATCATGCCGAAACCCAGTAAATCTTCTGGATCCACAAAGCACGACGGCAGAAGAACCCTTGACATAAGCATAGGAGGCGGCGGAGACGACGACTATACTGACGATGCAACTGGTCTTATTACCGTTGCTAAAGATGGCACCGGAAATTTCAGCACTATAATGGATGCAATCAATTTCGCTCCGAACAACAGCTACGACAGGATCTTTATCTACATTAAAGAAGGGATCTACGAGGAAAATGTCGACATTCCCACTTATAAACCTAACGTTGTTCTTCTCGGAGATGGTGTTGATGTCACTGTTATTACCGGAAACAGAAGTGTCGGGGATGGTTGGACAACTTTCAGATCTGCCACCGTCGGTAAATTCTTCTTCACTAGTCGATCTCTTCTTAATTTCAGTTTTCTAATAcatgcatttatttatatatccaGCCGTTTCCTCGGAGGGTTTCTTGGCACGTGATATAACGATCCAAAATACTGCCGGACCGGCCAAACATCAGGCAGTGGCTTTGCGGATAAACGCCGATATGGCGGCGGTATACCGGTGTGCCATCTACGGCTACCAAGACAGTCTATACACACACTCATTCCGACAGTTCTATCGGGAGTGCGACATCTCCGGTACCATTGATTACATATTTGGAAACGCGGCGGTGGTGTTCCAGGGCTGTAACATAATTTCGAGATTGCCAATGCCTGGTCAATACAATGTGATTACCGCCCAATCCCGTGAAAGCCCTGATCAGGACACCGGAATTTCCATACAGAACTGTTCTATCGTGGCGGCAGAGGATTTGAACCCGTCCTCTTCCTCCACCTTAGTGAAGAGTTACCTGGGTAGGCCATGGAAGGTGTATTCGAGAACAGTCTATATTGAGTCATATATTGACGGGTTCATTGATCCAATGGGCTGGATCCCATGGTCGTGGTCGGATAATCAAGGCCTCAATACGTTGTACTATGGTGAGTATGCAAACTCGGGACCAGGATCATTGACGGATAATCGAGTTAACTGGCCAGGCTACCATATCATGGAATATGAAGACGCATCAAATTTCACTGTCTCCCAATTTATAGCGGCCAATGAGTGGCTAGATTCTACTTCTTTCCCATACGATGATGCTGTCTAATAATAGTTTCCTTATTTACCATTTGTCTGTCTTTGTAATTGAAGCGTGAAAAGTGGTGGGTTGATAATTTAAGGTTTTCCcaagaaagaacaaaagaatGTGGAACCGCTATCCAAATGTGCGGTTGAGCCAAACAGATGGATTAAAATGGAGAAGAATTAAGGGTCTCTTCCTACAATCTCTCAtcttcttgaaaaaaaaatcttaaaaacgCATAACAGAAACccaataaaatttctttaaaaaaaagaacaagagagaaagaaaaaaggtGAAGCTAGAGGGTGTGTCAAGAACACACGCCGCTGAGATTTATACCAAAGGCAGAGACTAGAGATCTCCGAGATCTCTGCCTGAggtgaaacaaaataaataaataaaatcattatggCGTTTCAAGATTTTGATTATATCTCGGAACGTCgaaaaaatgagaagaaagaaaaagtaaagaaaCACATTATAGTTGGTATAGTTGCGGTGGTGGTTGTTCTCTTGTTGATCGGGGCTGTTGCATGGGCGGTATTGTATATGAACCACAAAAACAAGAACCATAACGAGGACAAGGACAAAGAACAAGCAGCACCATCCGCAGATAAAGCGATTCAGATGCTTTGTGCCTCAACGGATTATAAACAGACATGTTTGGATAGCCTCACCAAGTACGTGAGTTCCAATCCCACCAAACCCAAGCAGCCCAAAGAACTTCTCCAGGCCTCCATATCCGTCATCGCAACCGATCTCCAAAACGTCTACaacaaaatttccaaaattaaatttgataccCCCGAGCTCAAGGGAGCTTTCGAGGATTGCAAGGTCCTTTTCGAAGACGCAAAGGAGGAGCTTAATGCTTCCATAGCTAATGTCCACAAACAAACCATTACCAAGCTCCCATCCTCCACTCCAAACCTCAACAACTGGCTTAGCGCTGTTCTTTCCTATCAGGAAACCTGCATTGACGGGTTCCCCGAAGGTAAAACAAAGACCGATCTCCAATCCGCCTTGAAGAGCGTCAAGCACCTAACAAGCAATTCCCTCGCCATAGTCAATCAGCTCAACGCTTTAGGATCGATCAACTTGGGGGCAGGCCGTCACCTTTTGGATACAGATCAGAATCCCGAGACCCCAATGTCGCACCTCGACGATGAAGGGCTCCCGGAATGGATGTCCACTGAGGAACGTAGGGTGTTAAGGTCCAAGGATGTAAAGCAAACTCCAAATGTCACCGTCGCTAAAGATGGAAGTGGGCAATTCAACACTATTTCCGATGCATTGGCAGCAATTCCTGATGAATACCAAGGAAGGTAGGAACCTAGCCAGCTagtataatacatatatatatataaacatgatgtttgaatcttattatatatgatatgatGATTAGGTATGTGATTTATGTGAAGGAAGGAATTTATGAGGAATATCCCATCGTCACAAAAAAGATGGTCAACGTCACCATTTATGGGGATGGATCCCAGAAATCAATTGTGACAGGGAATAAGAATTTCGTCGATGGTGTTCGTACATTTCAAACTGCAACATTCAGTGCGTATATTAATTACATATCTTGTCATTAAGTAAGTAAACATGCaatgaaataattttgatatttttgcaGCTGTGTTGGGAGAGGGTTTCATGGGACAATCCATTGGATTCAGAAACACAGCCGGGGCTGAAAAGCACCAGGCCGTGGCCATCCGTGTCCAAGCAGACCGGTCGGTGTTCCTCAACTGTCGCATGGAGGCTTACCAGGACACGTTGTATGCTCAAACACACAGACAGTTCTATCGTGGATGCGTGATCTCAGGCACGGTGGACTTCATCTTCGGGGACGCAGCATCCATCTTTCAAAACTGCGTGATATACATCAGAAAGCCTCTGGAAAACCAACAAAACATTGTCACTGCACAAGGGAGGATCGACAAGCATGAGTCCACAGGGATTGTCCTGCAAGGCTGTCGTATCCTAGCTGAGAAAGGATTCGAGGATGAGAAGATGAAGTACAAGAACTACTTGGGGAGACCATGGAAGGAATATTCAAGAACCATAATCATGCAATCGGAAATCGACAGTTTGATCGATCCTGAAGGTTGGATGCCATGGGAAGGAGATTTTGCACTAAAAACTCTTTATTACGCGGAGTATGGAAACAAGGGTCCTGGAGCCACAACTACTGCAAGAGTTAAATGGGCTGGTTACAAGGGCATCATCACCAAAGACATTGCACAAAAATATACAGCGGGTCCATTCTTACAAGGCAACACCTGGTTGGGCCCAGAAACTAAAGTTCGTTTTGGTttagtttgaattattattttttatttttaccatcaaatgtaataaataaatatataaaaacacaaaaacaaactatattattctcattttttcTGTCTCCTATCCGCATAAACAATTTgtactttatattatatttatatgtatagtaCCTAATTTAAATCATCAATCTTTATCTTCCTCTAAATTTCTATGGCTTGTATTCACTTCTCATTACATTGCAATTTTAGCCGCAGCTACtattactataaaaaattattataattaaattaaattaaaaatcatctcatttcacattttactatgattttttcattaataCTTTCTAATTTATACGGGAgttgaacaaataaaaaaaataaaatttaaaataataaaaaaagaaagtgctaacaaaacaaaatttcattcatatttgttagttttcattacaaatattaatatactatattatttaaatcaaaatttatatttattatgtagaaattataaaaaataaattaaatatgttggtaaaatttaaagtataatTCTTATTACTTGTTTATTTTCtgtgttaatataaataaaatatattataatatataatgaagataaaaaattattttagataagtAATTTATATCTAGTTATagaataagtaatttttttgattgatgtatttttacacatttatatataaaataaataagtttatatttgtttaaagttataaattttatgaataatgaTTTGGGGGCCGAGGGTGGGGCTCAGATCATAAAGCGAATCTATGTGGCATTGCCACGCtggattttttgaattaaaaaaaattaaatagctTTAATCTGTGACTCTTCGTCTGCCCTTCTCTCTCATTACTCTCTCTTCTCGCTCCCTCCTGTGTAAACCCTAGTCGAGGCGTCAGTCTAACCATTGATTCTCTCATTACTATCTCTTCTCGCTCCCTCCTATGTAAACCCTAGTCGAGCCGTGAGGTATTTTCTGTCTCGCCGTGGAAGCGCTCAACCATTTCCATCAATCTCTTCTTGTCGCCACTTGTTATCCGTCTCGCTGTGGAAGCCCCTCACCTCCTCTTATATTCTCGTCGTACGTATTCTCCAATATCCAATCGATTCTTGCTATCTATTCTCTAAGATCAATGGATTCTGCTACCGATATCAACATCCCATCTACCGTCCCCCCTAATTCCGACATTGTAACGACTCCGAATGCACGAAAGAGGAAGACCATCCCGAAGACACGAAAGAGGAAGACCGATGATGTTGACAACCAAGATTTTAGAAGGTAAGTTATCTTTTGTGTGTTATATTTCGTAATAACTAGTTATATTGAGcgtaaaatatagttatatgaAGCGTACTAAGTAGTTATATGAAGCGTAATTAGTAGTTATATGAAGCGTTATAAGTGGTTGTATGGAGTATAATATGTAGTTATATGGAGCATAATAGGTAGATATATGGATcgtaataaatagttatatggAGCGTTCACCTTTGTCATTTTTTCAGTTctaaattgtcaaaaaaaagaagattgcCGAAAACAATGATTCCAAACATCCGCACTTCTCCTCAAGGCCTATGTAAACTCGTGAATGGACTGTCGGACCTCCAGAAGCAAGCTGTCAAGGACATCGGCTTTGGCTCTCTCCTTTCCTTATGTGTCTCCAAATTGTCATCCTCAATTGCAATGTATTTGTTTGAACACTTCGATAAACTAACGTGTTCCCTGAGTCTGAGCAACCATCAAAATATGGTTATTGACGAGGATGATGTACAATGCATACTAAACATCCCTAGAGGAGAGATCGACGTAACTAAGTCCATTGGTAAAAATAGTGACAGACCTGAGTACCTCGCCATACTTAGGGCTTGGAGGATGAGATGGGTAGGGAGTGAAACCAGCGGTGCTCCCATCATTTCCTCCATGCCAGAGGTAATTCTAGCAAACACAATTGTCGATGACGACTTCAAACGTGACTTTGTTGTGTACGTCGTCTCCAGCTTCTTGTGGGCCACTGAAAGTCCAACTTGCAGGTAAAAATCTCCAACTTCTTGTattttgtagttatatttaGCGTTATATGGATATTATTGTATAGTTATATGGTTCGTATTGTATAGTTATATGATGCATATTGTAGAGTTATATGGAGCGTTATAAGTAGTTATATGGAGTGTTATATGGAGCGTAATATGGTTTTATCATATTAGTCTAATTGAATCCTATTTTCAATATGCAGGTCTAAAATCTTGAAATCACCAGTTCATGTTGACAATATTAAGGACCTAAATTGGTGTCGATTCACATTAAATGGACTTGTTGAGAGTATGATCAAATGGAAGAAGAAATGAGACTCATTTTTCCACGGACCAGCAACCTTCCTTATGGTAAGAGcgattcattaattaatttcataaacattGCTAATTAGTATACAACTAACATTCCTTCTTTTTTCAGTTATGTTACATGGATAGGGTAGTAGATTTCACCCAAAGAAGGAACGTGAGAATTTTCCGATCATATCCTGTTGGGATGATAGGATGATTTTTGAAAGGTTACGTACCGAGGAGAGACTTGGTGGGTATGGCAAAGGGAGGGTGTTAGATAGGATTCCACTTCCAGCACAAGAGAACGTTGTTGCTCCTTCAGTTTCTGCTCCTACTGTTGTTGCTCCTACTGTTGTTGCTCCTACCTTCCAAGTCCtagttaaattgtttaaaatatttatgcttAGTAAagctaaaaaaaacttaatataatgCTGAATTATGCTTATAGTTTATTGTTTGTGGTATAATAgtcaaatcatttatttgagaTCTATATAATGAGGCAATCAGCTCAATATAACGAAGCAACAAGtacaatataacgagtcaatgatctcaatataacgaagcaataagtacaatataacgagtcaatAATCTCAATATAACGAAGCAACAAGTACACTATAATGAGTCAATGATCTCAATATAACGCTGAAATAAGCTCAATATAACTACAATAATGTGGTAAAAGAGAATTGAGTGGAGACTATTGTTTGTGGTATAGTAGCTGGGTCATTGAATTGTTGCGCATCTGTTGGTTCATCCcacatttttttctataacaaaatttaacaagacaattagttaaatatattatatcaatataacTAGGCAATGAGCTCTATATAACGAGTAAATGAACTCAATATAACAAAGCAACTAACACAATATAACGAGTCAAAGAAGTAAAACTAACCTTTGTTGAATGTTTGGACTTGTTAATTACTTTTTCTACGACAAATAATTTTCGTTTCGTTGGTGGCCTGCCTCGAGCCCTCACTCTAACCGGAGAGTGAATCACTTTCTCGGTTGGAGGAGTAGTTGCTGGTGTGGAACTTGTAGATGCATTATCAAAATCCAACATCAACTTTTGAATCATGTCTTCCGAAAGTCTAGACGCAACTGAGGTCTTATCTTCAGATTGTGATGCAAATTGTTGGAACAAATGCATCATTGGAGTTAGACTGTTATACCTTTTTCTTTGACTTTCAGACACatcaaaatcataaatattggTGATGCTTTGATAACCTCGTTTCAAATATTTGCGCCAACGGTCCAAGACACATCTCTTAGGTACTTGATCCAATTTCATTCTTCTATACACCATAAGAATATGTCTGCACAAAATTCCCTTAAACTCAAACATCTTACATTGACATTGTACAAAATTCCCCATCGCGGTGTAGTGTACTTTCAACCAAATGTCCCTCAACCATTGTATAAAGGTGGAATGAGCTCAATATAAAGGTGTATATATttgtgtattgagctcaatataaaggtgtattgagctcaatataacagTGTATTTAGATCAACATATatgtgtattgagctcaatataaccgTGTATTTAGCTCAATATATtcgtgtattgagctcaatatattcGTGTATTGAGATCAATATAATgatgtattgagctcaatataacaatgtcaatataaagttgtattgatCTGAAGATAAATGGAGGATAACGATTAAAGATAACGatgaaaaaacataatatcaaaacatagtagtcatatggagttacccgaacaatgtcaatataaagttgtattgatCTGAAGATAAAGTGAGGATAACGATTAAAGATAACGATGAAAAAACACAGTATCAAAACATAGTAGTCATATGGAGTTACCCGACCACCGTTGATATGGTTCTCCGGAGCAGCCACCGtcgaaatgtatttatattgaGTTATATCCCAGCCGCCGTCGATAAGGTTCTCC from Impatiens glandulifera chromosome 5, dImpGla2.1, whole genome shotgun sequence includes:
- the LOC124937875 gene encoding probable pectinesterase/pectinesterase inhibitor 12 gives rise to the protein MAASSSSSSYKLKLIFHCCSILFCAFLLLSTTTYAQTINTTTATIDSHISSIKSICKSTPYPDPCFHSLKLSISINISPNIITYLLQSLNTALSEALSLSNLLSTLTPSSILEKQRGALQDCKDLQQITFSSLKKSLSRINGGSTDSNKLSDARAFLSAALTNKNTCFEGLDSASGPMKSTLVNSFINSYKHISNSLSIMPKPSKSSGSTKHDGRRTLDISIGGGGDDDYTDDATGLITVAKDGTGNFSTIMDAINFAPNNSYDRIFIYIKEGIYEENVDIPTYKPNVVLLGDGVDVTVITGNRSVGDGWTTFRSATVAVSSEGFLARDITIQNTAGPAKHQAVALRINADMAAVYRCAIYGYQDSLYTHSFRQFYRECDISGTIDYIFGNAAVVFQGCNIISRLPMPGQYNVITAQSRESPDQDTGISIQNCSIVAAEDLNPSSSSTLVKSYLGRPWKVYSRTVYIESYIDGFIDPMGWIPWSWSDNQGLNTLYYGEYANSGPGSLTDNRVNWPGYHIMEYEDASNFTVSQFIAANEWLDSTSFPYDDAV
- the LOC124937876 gene encoding pectinesterase; this encodes MAFQDFDYISERRKNEKKEKVKKHIIVGIVAVVVVLLLIGAVAWAVLYMNHKNKNHNEDKDKEQAAPSADKAIQMLCASTDYKQTCLDSLTKYVSSNPTKPKQPKELLQASISVIATDLQNVYNKISKIKFDTPELKGAFEDCKVLFEDAKEELNASIANVHKQTITKLPSSTPNLNNWLSAVLSYQETCIDGFPEGKTKTDLQSALKSVKHLTSNSLAIVNQLNALGSINLGAGRHLLDTDQNPETPMSHLDDEGLPEWMSTEERRVLRSKDVKQTPNVTVAKDGSGQFNTISDALAAIPDEYQGRYVIYVKEGIYEEYPIVTKKMVNVTIYGDGSQKSIVTGNKNFVDGVRTFQTATFTVLGEGFMGQSIGFRNTAGAEKHQAVAIRVQADRSVFLNCRMEAYQDTLYAQTHRQFYRGCVISGTVDFIFGDAASIFQNCVIYIRKPLENQQNIVTAQGRIDKHESTGIVLQGCRILAEKGFEDEKMKYKNYLGRPWKEYSRTIIMQSEIDSLIDPEGWMPWEGDFALKTLYYAEYGNKGPGATTTARVKWAGYKGIITKDIAQKYTAGPFLQGNTWLGPETKVRFGLV